A genomic segment from Deltaproteobacteria bacterium encodes:
- a CDS encoding N-formylglutamate amidohydrolase yields MSKRPRLPVVISVPHGGTAVPFEARHLMRLGIGEILIDGDTWARQLYDLFAHVASYVDTDIARAALDMNRSPGDRPPENPDGVVKTVTAGGIPVWDDPEGLSLQLADLLVKKYH; encoded by the coding sequence GTGTCGAAACGTCCCCGGCTGCCGGTGGTGATCTCCGTCCCCCACGGGGGAACGGCGGTACCATTCGAGGCCAGGCACCTCATGCGTCTTGGCATCGGCGAGATACTTATCGACGGCGACACCTGGGCCCGGCAGCTCTACGACCTCTTTGCCCATGTGGCCTCGTACGTGGACACGGACATAGCCCGGGCAGCACTGGACATGAACCGCTCCCCCGGCGACCGCCCTCCCGAAAACCCCGACGGTGTCGTCAAGACGGTAACCGCCGGCGGCATCCCGGTGTGGGACGACCCGGAAGGCCTCTCTTTACAGCTCGCGGACCTGCTCGTGAAAAAATACCACC